From the genome of Streptomyces sp. NBC_01341, one region includes:
- a CDS encoding DUF3618 domain-containing protein, producing MSDTRTPAQIEADIISRRQQLALVLDEIGVRVHPKTIMGDAKAKVASTVDRTAGRAFVAVNRSVSDVRAQFVSEDGSPRLERVIPAAVVVVGAVALLTLSTSRRKR from the coding sequence GTGTCGGATACGAGGACCCCTGCGCAGATCGAGGCGGACATCATCAGCAGGCGTCAGCAGCTTGCGTTGGTGCTGGACGAGATCGGGGTGCGGGTGCACCCGAAGACGATCATGGGTGACGCGAAGGCCAAGGTCGCGTCGACGGTGGACCGGACGGCCGGGCGCGCTTTCGTCGCTGTGAACCGTTCGGTTTCGGACGTGCGGGCACAGTTCGTGTCGGAGGACGGTTCGCCGCGGCTGGAGCGGGTGATTCCGGCGGCCGTGGTGGTGGTCGGCGCGGTGGCGCTGCTGACGCTGTCGACGAGCCGCAGGAAGCGCTGA
- a CDS encoding GroES family chaperonin: MSNTDDKLPIRMLHDRVLVRSDSPEGERRSGGGILIPATAAVGRRLAWAVVVAVGQNVRTVEPGDRVLYDPEDRAEVEVRGVAYVLMRERDLHAVAADRFEGSLDSTGLYL; the protein is encoded by the coding sequence ATGAGCAACACCGACGACAAGCTGCCGATCCGGATGCTGCACGACCGTGTGCTGGTCCGGTCGGATTCGCCCGAGGGCGAGCGGCGTTCCGGCGGCGGCATCCTGATTCCGGCGACGGCGGCGGTGGGCCGGCGTCTGGCGTGGGCCGTGGTGGTCGCGGTGGGCCAGAACGTGCGGACGGTGGAGCCGGGTGACCGGGTGCTGTACGACCCGGAGGACCGTGCCGAGGTCGAGGTGCGGGGTGTGGCGTACGTGCTGATGCGGGAGCGGGATCTGCACGCCGTGGCCGCTGACCGGTTCGAGGGCTCGCTGGACTCGACGGGGCTGTACCTGTAG
- a CDS encoding DMT family transporter, producing the protein MAWVLLIVAGLLEVGWSIGMKYTDGFTRLWPSVFTGVGIVASMMLLSQAAKTLPIGTAYGVWVGIGAAGAAVLGMVVLHEPVTAARIFFVCLLLVAVVGLKATSGH; encoded by the coding sequence GTGGCCTGGGTTCTGTTGATCGTCGCCGGTCTGCTCGAGGTGGGCTGGTCGATCGGGATGAAGTACACCGACGGGTTCACGCGGCTGTGGCCGAGCGTGTTCACCGGTGTGGGGATCGTGGCCAGCATGATGCTGTTGTCGCAGGCGGCTAAGACGCTGCCGATCGGCACGGCGTACGGGGTGTGGGTCGGGATCGGTGCGGCGGGTGCCGCGGTGCTGGGCATGGTGGTGCTGCACGAGCCGGTGACGGCGGCCCGGATCTTCTTCGTCTGTCTGCTGCTCGTCGCGGTGGTGGGGCTGAAGGCGACGTCCGGGCACTGA